The Anaeromyxobacter sp. nucleotide sequence GGGCGCGCTGGCGGCCTCGCCGGCGGCGCCGGTCGAGAACCCGGCCTTCCGCGAGGAGGACGTGCTCTGCCTGCTCTTCACCGGCGGCACCACCGGGCTGCCCAAGGCGGCCCGCATCACCTACCGGCAGGTGGCCTGGAACACCTTCACCACCCTGGTCCACGAGCTGCGCCCGGGCGACGTCACCATCACCCACACGCCCATGTTCCACACCGGCGGCCTCTTCGTGTACACCGTGCCGCTCTTCGCCGTGGGCGGCCGGGTGGTGCTGATGCGCCGCTGGGACGCCGCCCAGGCGCTGCGCCTGCTGGCCGACGAGCAGGTGACGATCTTCTTCGCCGTCCCCACCCAGTTCCAGCAGCTGCTGGAGGCGCCCGGCTTCGCCGCGGCCGACCTGTCGCGGCTGCGCTTCCTCACCTCGGGCGGCGCGCCGCTCCCGGTGCCGCTGCTGGAGGCCTGGCGGCGGAGCCACGCCGTCCCCTTCAAGCAGGGCTTCGGCCTGACCGAGTTCGGGCCGGGCGTCTTCTCGATGGACCCGGCCGACGCCGCCCGCAAGGCCGGCACGGTGGGCCGGCCCAACCAGTTCGTCGAGGTGCGGCTGGTGGATCCGGCCGGGGCCGAGGTGGGCGTGGACCAGGTGGGCGAGCTCCTGCTGCGCGGCCCGGCCTGCTGCGCCGGCTACGAGGCCGACCCGGCCGGCGCCGGCGCGCCCATCGACGCCGACGGCTGGCTGCACACCGGGGACCTGGGCCGGCTGGACGCCGAGGGGTTCTTCACGGTGGCCGGCCGCCGCAAGGACATGTTCATCTCCGGGGGCGAGAACGTCTACCCGCTGGAGGTGGAGGGCGCGCTCGCGCTCCACCCGGACGTGGCGCTGGCCGCCGTGGTGGGCGTGCCCGACGCCCGCTGGGGCGAGGTGGGCCACGCCTTCGTGGTGGCCCGGCAGGGCGCGGCGCTGCAGGCGGAGCCGCTGCTGGAGCACCTGCGCGCCCGCCTGGCCCGCTACAAGGTGCCGAAGCGGGTCACCATCCTGGCCGCCATGCCGCTCTCGGCGGCCGGCAAGATCCTCAAGACCGAGCTGCGCCGCCTCGCCGCGGCCGGGGGGGCCGCGTGAACCAGCCGTCGCAGCCGTGGTGGCGGGAGCCGACCCGCCCGCAGTGGATCTCCTTCCTGGCGGCCTGGTCCGGCTGGGTGCTGGACGGCTTCGACTTCACCATCTTCCTCCTGGCCATGCCGGCCATCGCCGCCGAGTTCGGGGTCACCTGGGTGGCCACCGCCGGCAGCATCACGCTGACGCTCCTCTTCCGGCTGGCGGGCGGCGTGGCGGCCGGCTGGGCGGCCGACCGCTGGGGGCGGAAGCTGCCGCTCATGATCTCCATCGTCTGGTTCGCGCTCTGCGACGGGGCGGTGGCCTTCGCCCCGACCTTCGCCTGGGTGCTGGTCTTCCGCACCCTCTTCGGCTTCGGCATGGGGGCCGAGTGGACCAGCGGCGCCACCCTGGCCATGGAGAACTGGCCCAAGCGGAGCCGCGGCATCGCCTCGGGCGTGCTGCAGGGGAGCTGGGCCATCGGCTACATCCTGGCGGCGGTGGCCTCGGCGGCCATCGTGCCCACCTACGGGTGGCGCGCCCTCTTCCTGGTGGCGGCGCTGCCGGCGCTGCTGGTGCTGCCCATCCGCATCTGGGTGCCGGAGAGCCCCGACTGGCAGAAGGAGCGGGCCAGCCGGCCGGTCACCAGCGTGGCCGACCTGACCGCCCCGGGCGTGCTCGGCAAGATCGTCTGGGCCAGCGTGCTGTGGGGCGCCAGCTTCGGCATCTACTACGGCCTGACCGGCCTGTGGCCCACGCTGCTCACCACCCAGCTCGGCCGCGCCGCCGCCGACGTCTCCTTCCTGGTCATCCTCTTCAACCTGGGGATGATGGCCGGGGCCATCACCTGGGGCACGCTGGCGGCCCGCCGCGGGGTGGTGCTGGCGCTGGCGCTGCCGGTGGTGGCGCTCCTGCCGGTGCTGCCGCTCTACGTGGGGGCCGCGCCCGGCTGGCTGTGGGCCGGGGCGCTGCTGGCCGGGGCCACCGGCGCCGGCATCTCGGGCGTGACCCCGCTCCTGCTCACCTCGCTCTTCGCCGCCAACGTGCGGGCCCGGGCGGTGGGCATCGTCTACCACGTGGGGGCGCTGCTGGCCGCCGGCACGCCGCCCCTGGTGGCCTGGCTGGCCGCCGGCCAGGCCCGCCCCCTGGGCCACGCCATCGCCATGGTGGTGGCCGGCTCGGCGGTGCTCACGCTGGCCATCCTCTTCCTGCGGCCCAGGGGGACGCTCGACGGAACCCCGGGAATGGCCGCCGATCCGGCGCCCCACTGACCTCGATCCCGACCCCGACCTCGATCCCGACCCCGACCTCGACCCCGACCACGACCCCGACCACGACCCCGACCCCGACCCCGACCCCGACCCACGACCCCGACCACGACCCCGACCACGACCCCGACCCCGACCCACCTGCCTCACCGCCGCACCGTTCCCAAGGAGCCCACCATGAAGACCCTCGCAGCCACCGCCGCCGCCGTCCTCCTCCTCGCCGCCTGTGGCGGCTCCAGCGACGAGGTCGCCCCCAACGTCGACACCCCCGCCGCCATCGCCACCTACCTGGACGGCAAGACGATGACCATGACCGGGGCCGACATCCCCAGCCACCCGAACGGCTTCAACGAGAACCAGAACTTCGGCGCCTCGACCCAGTGCTACGTGTCGGTCGGCATGTCGGTGGCGGCCGGCACCTGGAGCGTCGTCTCGCAGCTCGGCACGCTCAGCGGCGCCCCCACCGCCGGCTCCATCGGCACCTGCGACAACGCCGCCGCCCTCGGCAACCCGCTCACCTTCTCGTCGGCCGCCGTCCTCATCGAGAACGTGGCCGCCAACGGCACCTGCTTCGACTTCACCATCACCTACACCGGCTTCTCGCAGGAGGGGCGCGGCGCCTTCTCGGCCGATCGCAAGACCCTGCAGCTGGAGCTCTTCTTCGGCGGCCAGGCCACCGGCCACCGCTGCGCCGGCGGCGCCGTGGGCCAGGCCGGCACCGTCACCCTGAACGGCCTGGCCTTCACGGGCAACGCCGTCCAGACCTACCGCATCCCGTAAGCCCGACCCGCCGGTCCGGCGCGCCGCCCCGTGCGGCCGCCGGCCCGGCCCCCGCCTCGCGGAAGGAGCCCCGCCATGCCCGCCACGCCCCGCGTCCCCCTGGCCCTGGCCGCCGCCCTGGCGCTCGGCCCGCTGGCCGCCGCCGCGCAGACCCCGGTGGTCCCGGGCGTCGCCTACGACGCCTGGTACGACGCCCAGGCGCGCGAGCAGGACGGGCCGCCGCAGCAGTTCCGGCTCATCAACTACTTCTTCACCCGGGCCACCGCCACCAACGCCATCGGCGACCCCACCGGCCTGAAGGGCGTGTCGCTCGGCCCCATCGGCAACCAGGCGGGCAGCCGGGTCTACGCCGGCAAGACCGGCCTGGGCACCTGGGTGGAGCAGCGCTGGATCCCGGTCTTCGAGTACACCCCCAACTTCCTCGACGGGCGCGCCGCCTTCCGGGCGCAGTTCGAGATCGACTACGTCTGGGGGCGGGCCGCCAACAGCGTGCAGCCCAACGAGGGCGGCGGCCTCAACGCCGACGAGGTCAACCTCCAGACCAAGAACGTCAACGTCGCCATCTACCCGTGGAAGGACCCGGACCTCCTCACCATCCTCATCGGCACCCAGTCGCTCTACGACAACCCGCTCGACCCGACCCGCAGCTCGCTCTTCGACGTCACCCGCACCGGCTACAAGCTGGCCTTCGCCGGCACCGACGCCACCGGCGTGCAGCTCTTCTCCCAGCGCCACGGCCGCAGCCGCCTGGGCTGGTTCCCGCTGCAGGGCGCCCAGCCGGACAAGGCCACCCAGGACGACCCGCGCCTCAAGTTCGCCTGGCTGGCCCTGGCCGACCAGGCCGTCGAGGTGGCCCCGGGCACCTGGGTGGGCGGCTCGCTCTGGTACCTGCAGGACGACACCAAGGGCGACGCCTACGCCTACGAGGGGCTGGTCCGCTCCGGCCCCGGCTCGGGCGGCCTCTCCACCTTCACCGGCACCGGCCCCTTCTCCATCGATCGCCCCTCGGGGTGGGTCGGGTGGGCCGGCCTGAACGCCCACCACAACGTCGACTTCAGGGCCGGCAAGCTGGCGGCCACCGGCTTCGTCATGTTCAACGGCGGCCGCTACCGGTCGAACCTGGCCAGCAGCACGCTGAACCGGGAGGTGGACGTCCGCGGGCTGACGGCCGACGCCGAGCTGCTCTGGAACCACGGCCGGACGGCCAACGACGTGGCCACCCTGGAGGCGCTCTACACCAGCGGCGACGGCGACCTCACCGACGGCACCTACAAGGGCGCCTTCACCCTCAACTACTACGGCCTGCCGGGCGCGGTCTGGTTCAACCACCGCATGCTCCTCCTGTTCCCCTTCACCAGCACCGTCAACAACTACACCGGGGCGGTCACCGACATCTCCAACCAGGGGGCCGGCCTCCAGACCGTGCTGGCCACCGCCGCCTGGGACCTCCTGCCCAACGTGCTCAACCTCCGGGTGGGGGCCGGGCACGCCCGCAGCGTGGCCCGCACCGCGCCGTTCGCCGGCAGCGCCACGCCGCGCGGCAAGGTCATCGGCACCGAGGTGAACGCCGAGCTCAAGTACACGGTCCGCTACCTGATGACCGTGGGGCTGCACGCCGGCTACCTGGTGCGCGGCGACTGGTTCGACGGCGAGACCTCCACCGTGAAGGAGGACCCCTTCGCGCTCTTCACCACCTTCACCTGGTACGCCTTCTAGGGGGAGCCCGCGATGTCCTTCACCGGCATGACGATCCGCAACGGCACGACCCTCACCCGCGCCGCCCTCCCGCTCCTCGCGCTGGCCGCCCTGGCGTCCTGCACCCCCCGCTACTCGACGCGCCCGCCGCTCGACTTCGCCGACCTGCCGTACGCCGGCCCGGACGGGAAGGCCTGGCCGGTGGCCACCCGCCAGCTGCCGGAGACCGCCCGCGCCTTCGGGATGGCCCGCCCGCCCACGGTGGCCTACGTGGAGCTGAACCGCGGCGGCCCGAAGGGCACGGTGGTCTTCCTGCACGGCCTGGGCAGCTACCTCAAGTTCTGGTGGTTCCAGCTCGAGGCCTTCGCCGCCGACGGCTGGCACGTGGTGGCGCTCGACCTGCCGGGCTTCGGCAAGTCGGACAAGCCGGCCTCCTTCCCGTACACCATGGAGGCCATGGGGGAGGCGGCTCGCGAGCTCACCACCGCCCTGGGCGCCACCCGGGTGGTGCTGGTGGGCCACTCCATGGGCGGCCAGACGGCGCTCTCCTGGGCCATCCGCCACCCCGCCGAGGTGCGCGCCCTGGTGCTGACCGCGCCGGCCGGCTTCGAGGCCTTCACCCCGCGCGAGCAGGCCTGGTTCACCTCGGTCATGTCCACCACCCTGGTGAAGAAGACCCCCGAGTACGGGGTGTGGGGCACGGTGGCCCAGGCCAACTTCCAGCGCTGGCGGCCGGAGCTCGCCTGGCTGGTCGAGGAGCGGGTCCGGCTCACCACCTCGCCGGGCTTCGACGCCTACGCCTACGCCCAGGTGCGCAGCGTGCAGGCGCTGGCCAGGAACGACTTCGTGCGCCAGAGCCTGGGCCAGGTGCAGGCGCCCACGCTGGTGGTCTTCGGCGAGGAGGATCGGCTCATCCCCAACCCGTTCCTGCACGGCGGCCGCACCCGCGACCTGATGGCGGCCGGCGCGGCGGCCATCCCGGGGGCGGCGCTGGCCGGCCTGCCGGGCTGCGGCCACTCGGTGCAGCTCGACTGCCCGGCGGAGTACGCGGCGGCGGTGGGGCCGTTCCTGGCCGCGCTGCCGGCGCCGTAGGGGTGGCCGCCGGGACGCGCGCCCCGGATGGTGGGACAATGCCCCGGTGCGCCTCTCCATCCGGCTCAAGCTGATCCTCCCGCTGGTCCTCGGCCTGGGCCTCATCGCGGTGGCCACCGCCGTGCTGATGCGCTTCGTGCACGAGCGGGCGGTGGACCTGGCGGCGCTGGCCGAGCTGGAGCACGCCGCCGAGGCGCTGGAGGCGCAGGAGGAGAGCGAGGTGGACCGGCTCTCGGCGCTCGGCGAGGCCATCGTGGGCGACGAGTCGCTGGCCGCCCTGCTGGAGCGGCGCGACCGGGCCGGGCTGCTGGCCGAGGCCGGTCCCATGTTCCGGCAGCTGCGCGACGCCCACGGCGTCACCCACTGGTACTTCCACCCGGCCGGGGAGGGGGGCGTGCTGCTCAGGGTCCACCGCCCCGAGCTCTTCGGCGACGCGGTGCGGCGCCCCACCTTCCTGCGCGCCGTCGAGACCGGGCTGCCCACCAGCGGCCGGGAGTTCGGGCGCACCGCCTTCGCGGTGCGGGTGGTGCGGCCGTGGCGGTCGGGCGGACGGCTCATCGGCTACCTCGAGCTCGGCAGCGACATCCACACCTTCCTGTCCCGGCTCAAGCGGGTCACCGGCGACGACTACGGACTCCTCCTCGACAAGCGGAAGCTGGAGCCGGCCGCCTGGGCCGCCGTGACCGGCCGGCCGGAGCGCTGGGACGAGCGCGCCGAGCTGGTGGCCATCACCTCCACCACCGGCGATGACGCCCTCTTCGGCAGCCTGGGGCGGGTGGCCGAGCTGCCGGCCGCGCCGACCCTGCTGTCGCGCGCCCACGACGGCGACCGGGTGGTGGCGCGGGGCGCCTTCCCCCTCCGCGACGGGTCGGGCGAGGTGGTGGGCGGCGTGGTGGTGCTGCACGAGATCACGCCGCTGCTCGGCGGCGTGGCCGAGCTCAGGCTGCGGGTGGTGATCCTGGTGGTGCTGCTCGCAGCCGGCCTGGCCGCGCTGGTGGTCTTCCTGCTCGACACGCTGGTCTTCGACCGGGTGGACCGCATGAGCCGGACCCTGGCAGGGCTGCCGGAGCGGCTGGCCCGCGGCGACCTGGAGCCCGCCGAGCTGTCCCCGCGCCAGGACGACGAGCTCGGCCGGGTGGAGGCCTTCCTGGACCAGGCCCTGGCGGCCGTGGGCGCCTTCGTGGCGGAGGCGCGCCGGTCCCGGCCCTCGGACGGCGGCCAGCAGCGCCGCTCGGATCGCGACGAGCCCTGACCGGCCGGCGGGGAGGACGGGCCCGACGGAGCGGCCCGACCGGCCGCTCCCCCCCTCGCGGTCCCGGGCTGAGGCGCCTCGCCGCAGCCCCCGGGTGCGCCCGCCCCCGCAGGCACGGCGCGCCGCGCCCCGCCGGGGCGACGCCGGGGGTATGATCCCCTCGTCAGTTCGTCCCGGACGGATCCGGGCTGGAGGCATCATGGCTCGCGCCGACTGGAAGAAGCTCCTCTGCCCCATCGACTTCTCCGACGCCTCGCGGGAGGCGCTGGAGACGGCCGCCGCCCTGGCCAAGCAGCACGGCGCGGCGCTCACCCTGTTCCACGCCTACCCGGTGCCCGGGTACACCTTCCCGGACGGGTCCTTCGTGGCCTCCAGCAAGATGCTGGAGGAGCTGGCCGAGCAGGCCAACCGCCACCTGGCCGAGTGGAAGGCCATCGCCGTGGCGGCCGGCGTCCCCTCGGTGGAGTCGGCCACCGCGGTGGGCGAGCCGGCCCACGAGATCGTCACCTTCGCCACCGAGAAGGGGATGGACCTGGTGGTGGTGGGCACCCACGGGCGCACCGGGCTGACGCACGCCCTGATGGGCTCGGTGGCCGAGCGGGTGGTCCGCAAGGCCCCCTGCCCGGTGCTCACCGTCAGGCCGCCGCCGACGTAGCGCCCCCGAACAGCGCCTCGACGGCGCGGCGGCGGTGGTCGAAGATGGCCTCCACCTGGCGCCGCACGAAGAGCAGCCGCGCCACCTCCCCGAGCGGCCCGAGCGGCACCTCGTAGGCCACCCGGTCGGTCATGCGCGTGCCGCCGGGGGCGTCCTCGAAGGTGTGGGTGTGGTGCCAGCTCCGGTAGGGGCCGCGCAGCTGGCGGTCCACGAAGCGCGCGCCGGGCTCCCATTCCGCGATCTCGGTGCGCCAGGAGAAGGGCACCCCCAGCAGCGAGAGCCGGTAGTCGATGAGCGCGCCGGCCCTGAGCTCGATGGGGGCCGGGGTGAGGATGCGGAAGTGGAGCGACGGAGGGGTGATCCGCTCCAGGTTGTGGGCGTCGGCGAAGAAGGCGAAGACCTCCGGGCGGGGCCGGGGGACGAGCTGGGTGCAGGTCAGGACGTGGACGGCCATGGCATTCCTCGCGGTGGGCGGGGGGACATGGTAGGCGGCAGGGGGACGCACCGCCCATCCAAGGCAGCGCCTCCCCCGTCACGCTGTACCCGTCGAGGGCGGCACACCTCCGGTTGGCATCCGGTAGGGTCGTCGCTATCTGTGAGATCCCACACCCTGGAGACACCATGGCCGACCTGACGACCGACTACCTGGGCCTCACCCTGCCGAGCCCGCTGGTGGTCGCCTCCTCCGCGCTGTCCAACCGCGTCGAGAACCTCGAGGCGGCGGAGGGGCACGGCGCGGGCGCGGTGGTCCTGCGCTCCCTCTTCGAGGAGCAGCTCGAGGCCACCAACACCGTGCTCGAGGAGGCGGCGGCGCGCCACGCCGACTCCAACCCGGAGGCCCGCACCTACTTCCCGCCCCAGCGCGTCGGCCCGCACGAGTACCTCTCGCTGGTGGAGCGGTCCAAGAAGGCGCTCGACATCCCGGTCATCGCCAGCCTGAACTGCTGCGCCACCGGCAGCTGGACCGGCTACGCCAAGGACATCGCCTCGGCCGGCGCCGACGCCCTGGAGGTGAACCTCTACGCCGTCGAGGCCGACCCGCTGGTGAGCAGCGCCGAGGTGGAGCGCCGCTACCTCGACATCGTGGCCGGCATCCGGGCCGCGGTGAAGCTGCCCATCGCCGTGAAGCTCTCGCCCTACTTCACGTCGCTCGGCCACATGGCGGTGCAGCTGGAGAAGACCGGGGTGCAGGGGCTGGTGCTCTTCAACCGCTTCCTGCAGCCGGACATCTCGCTGGAGCGGCTGGCCCCCCACAGCGTCATGACCCTCTCCTCGCCCTCCGAGGCGCTGCTGCCGCTCCGCTGGATGGGGCTGCTGCACGGGCGGGTCAAGCTCCAGCTGGCCGCCTCCACCGGGGTCTACGACGCCCCCGGGGCGCTCAAGCAGGTGCTGGCGGGCGCCCAGGTGGTGCAGCTGGCCTCGGCGCTGGTGAAGAACGGCGTGCCCCACCTGGGCAAGGTGCTGGCCGGCATGGAGGAGTGGCTGGAGCGGCGCGGCCACGCCAACCTGGGCGAGGTGCGGGGCACCCTCAGCCAGAAGGAGATCGCCGACCCGGGCGCCTTCGAGCGGGCCCAGTACGTCCACCTGATCCTGTCCCAGAACATCTGAGCCAGGCCAGGCTGGACCCGATCGTCGCACCGCCCCCAACGGGGACGGTGCGCCGGCCCTTCGCCGCGCTAACTTCTCGGTCCACCGAGACCACCAACCCGATCCGAGGGCGAGGAACGACACCATGGCAAACCTGAAGGGCAGCAAGACGCACCAGAACCTCAAGGACGCCTTCGCGGGCGAGTCGCAGGCCAACCGCCGCTACCTGTACTTCGCCAAGGTGGCCGACGTGGAGGGCTACCCGGAGGTGGCGATGAACTTCCGCGAGACCGCCGAGGGCGAGACCGGCCACGCGCACGGCCACCTCGACTTCCTCAAGGCGGTGGGTGACCCGGCCACCGGGCTGCCCATCGGCGACAGCACGCTCAACCTCAAGGCCGCCATCCACGGCGAGACCCACGAGTACACCGACATGTACCCGGGCATGGCCAAGACGGCCCGCGAGGAGGGCTTCGGCGAGGTGGCCGACTGGTTCGAGACGCTGGCCAAGGCCGAGAAGTCCCACGCCGGCCGCTTCGACAAGATGCTGAAGACCATCAGCTAGCCGGTCCCGCACAGCCGAAGCGCGGTCCGCGGAGCCCGGTGCCCTCACGAGGTGCCGGGCTCCTCGTGCTTCTCACTCCCACGTCCGAGGAGGGCCCATGAGCTCCACCGGAAGAACCATCACCTACGACCCCACGCCCGGCCTGAGCTACGACCCGGCCGAGCCGAAGTACTGGCAGCCGGACGCCCTGCAGGGCGAGGTCCACCGCGCCTTCGAGATCTGTCACGGCTGCCGCATGTGCTTCAAGTACTGCGACAGCTTCCCGCTGCTCTTCAAGGCCATCGACCAGCAGCACGACGGCGACGTCGCCAAGGTCACGGCGGCGGAGACCAGGCAGGTCATGGACGCCTGCTTCCAGTGCAAGCTCTGCGAGGTGCAGTGCCCCTACACGCCGCGCGACGGGCACGCCTGGCAGCTCGACTTCCCCAAGCTGGTGCACCGCTGGCGCGGCGTGCAGCGGCGCGGCAAGGGGAAGACGCTGCGGATGCGCGTCCTCAACGATCCCGACGGCGCGGCCAGGCTGGCGCGCGCCAGCTTCGGCATGGCCAACGTGATGAACGGGGTGCGCCCGTTCCGGGTGCTGCTGGAGAAGGCGGTGGGGGTGCACCGCGACAAGCTGCTGCCGGACTTCGCCGCCGAGCCCTTCGACGCCTGGGCCGAGCGCGCCGGGCACGTCCGCGCCGAGCCGGGCGGCGAGGTGGTGCTCTTCCAGACCTGCTTCGTGCAGCACAACGAGCCGCAGGTGGGCAAGGACGCGCTCTTCGTGCTCAAGCAGAACGGCGTGGACGCCCGGGTGGTCAAGGGGCTGCGCTGCTGCGGCATGCCGGCCTGGGAGCAGGGGGACCTCGAGTCGCTCCGGGCCCAGGCCCACGTCGACCTCGACCTGCTCCTGCCGTACGTGGAGCGCGGGGCCAAGGTGCTGGTCATCAACCCCACCTGCTCGATGATGATGCGGCGCGAGTGGCCGCACCTGCTCGACGGGCCGGACCGGGCCCGGGCCGAGCGGCTCGCCCCGGCGGTGATGGACGTCTCCGAGTACCTCTGGTCCATCCGCGAGGAGCCGCGCTTCAGCACGGCCTTCAAGAGCACGCCGCCGGGCGGCAAGGTGGCCTACCACGCCCCCTGCCACCTGCGGGCCCAGGGGTGGGCTTCAAGGGGCGCGACCTGCTGCGCAAGATCCCCGGGGTGCAGGTGTCCGGCACCGTGATGGAGTGCTGCGGCCACGACGGCACCTACGCCATGACGGTGG carries:
- a CDS encoding AMP-binding protein, which encodes MYFGDWAARGALYWPDQVAVVDVARGAAGRFTYAALDERANRLAAWLRDVARVARGARVGLLALNGVEVIDALFACAKLGAVLVPYNWRLHAAELADLVARTAPAALLYSGELGPLLDGGARQAAPAARLVHLDGPGLPGSVDYQGALAASPAAPVENPAFREEDVLCLLFTGGTTGLPKAARITYRQVAWNTFTTLVHELRPGDVTITHTPMFHTGGLFVYTVPLFAVGGRVVLMRRWDAAQALRLLADEQVTIFFAVPTQFQQLLEAPGFAAADLSRLRFLTSGGAPLPVPLLEAWRRSHAVPFKQGFGLTEFGPGVFSMDPADAARKAGTVGRPNQFVEVRLVDPAGAEVGVDQVGELLLRGPACCAGYEADPAGAGAPIDADGWLHTGDLGRLDAEGFFTVAGRRKDMFISGGENVYPLEVEGALALHPDVALAAVVGVPDARWGEVGHAFVVARQGAALQAEPLLEHLRARLARYKVPKRVTILAAMPLSAAGKILKTELRRLAAAGGAA
- a CDS encoding MFS transporter; protein product: MNQPSQPWWREPTRPQWISFLAAWSGWVLDGFDFTIFLLAMPAIAAEFGVTWVATAGSITLTLLFRLAGGVAAGWAADRWGRKLPLMISIVWFALCDGAVAFAPTFAWVLVFRTLFGFGMGAEWTSGATLAMENWPKRSRGIASGVLQGSWAIGYILAAVASAAIVPTYGWRALFLVAALPALLVLPIRIWVPESPDWQKERASRPVTSVADLTAPGVLGKIVWASVLWGASFGIYYGLTGLWPTLLTTQLGRAAADVSFLVILFNLGMMAGAITWGTLAARRGVVLALALPVVALLPVLPLYVGAAPGWLWAGALLAGATGAGISGVTPLLLTSLFAANVRARAVGIVYHVGALLAAGTPPLVAWLAAGQARPLGHAIAMVVAGSAVLTLAILFLRPRGTLDGTPGMAADPAPH
- a CDS encoding alpha/beta hydrolase, translated to MTIRNGTTLTRAALPLLALAALASCTPRYSTRPPLDFADLPYAGPDGKAWPVATRQLPETARAFGMARPPTVAYVELNRGGPKGTVVFLHGLGSYLKFWWFQLEAFAADGWHVVALDLPGFGKSDKPASFPYTMEAMGEAARELTTALGATRVVLVGHSMGGQTALSWAIRHPAEVRALVLTAPAGFEAFTPREQAWFTSVMSTTLVKKTPEYGVWGTVAQANFQRWRPELAWLVEERVRLTTSPGFDAYAYAQVRSVQALARNDFVRQSLGQVQAPTLVVFGEEDRLIPNPFLHGGRTRDLMAAGAAAIPGAALAGLPGCGHSVQLDCPAEYAAAVGPFLAALPAP
- a CDS encoding HAMP domain-containing protein; translated protein: MRLSIRLKLILPLVLGLGLIAVATAVLMRFVHERAVDLAALAELEHAAEALEAQEESEVDRLSALGEAIVGDESLAALLERRDRAGLLAEAGPMFRQLRDAHGVTHWYFHPAGEGGVLLRVHRPELFGDAVRRPTFLRAVETGLPTSGREFGRTAFAVRVVRPWRSGGRLIGYLELGSDIHTFLSRLKRVTGDDYGLLLDKRKLEPAAWAAVTGRPERWDERAELVAITSTTGDDALFGSLGRVAELPAAPTLLSRAHDGDRVVARGAFPLRDGSGEVVGGVVVLHEITPLLGGVAELRLRVVILVVLLAAGLAALVVFLLDTLVFDRVDRMSRTLAGLPERLARGDLEPAELSPRQDDELGRVEAFLDQALAAVGAFVAEARRSRPSDGGQQRRSDRDEP
- a CDS encoding universal stress protein, translated to MARADWKKLLCPIDFSDASREALETAAALAKQHGAALTLFHAYPVPGYTFPDGSFVASSKMLEELAEQANRHLAEWKAIAVAAGVPSVESATAVGEPAHEIVTFATEKGMDLVVVGTHGRTGLTHALMGSVAERVVRKAPCPVLTVRPPPT
- a CDS encoding SRPBCC family protein, giving the protein MAVHVLTCTQLVPRPRPEVFAFFADAHNLERITPPSLHFRILTPAPIELRAGALIDYRLSLLGVPFSWRTEIAEWEPGARFVDRQLRGPYRSWHHTHTFEDAPGGTRMTDRVAYEVPLGPLGEVARLLFVRRQVEAIFDHRRRAVEALFGGATSAAA
- a CDS encoding dihydroorotate dehydrogenase-like protein, whose translation is MADLTTDYLGLTLPSPLVVASSALSNRVENLEAAEGHGAGAVVLRSLFEEQLEATNTVLEEAAARHADSNPEARTYFPPQRVGPHEYLSLVERSKKALDIPVIASLNCCATGSWTGYAKDIASAGADALEVNLYAVEADPLVSSAEVERRYLDIVAGIRAAVKLPIAVKLSPYFTSLGHMAVQLEKTGVQGLVLFNRFLQPDISLERLAPHSVMTLSSPSEALLPLRWMGLLHGRVKLQLAASTGVYDAPGALKQVLAGAQVVQLASALVKNGVPHLGKVLAGMEEWLERRGHANLGEVRGTLSQKEIADPGAFERAQYVHLILSQNI
- a CDS encoding rubrerythrin, which produces MANLKGSKTHQNLKDAFAGESQANRRYLYFAKVADVEGYPEVAMNFRETAEGETGHAHGHLDFLKAVGDPATGLPIGDSTLNLKAAIHGETHEYTDMYPGMAKTAREEGFGEVADWFETLAKAEKSHAGRFDKMLKTIS